Proteins encoded within one genomic window of Thermococcus celer Vu 13 = JCM 8558:
- a CDS encoding CRISPR-associated helicase/endonuclease Cas3 — translation MERDELEKLMKEKLAKPDRSLYDHSLGAMRIARELLRKIPHDPELEDCLLEHVFLHDVGKLDDRFQEKLHGERKKAPPHAYLGMELASRFLDCPEPYRTVALASILTHHTDLHPMLYSDELDGKTTLLINRITVSNPTEVARNVRNSLTTGKLARKHGFKGPEGKVKFRALYTLFNGLLRVSDWLDSAGLTASSYHLESGSAVRLAVLNYLKSRGFTPRGYQVEITGRGGGYFRLPTGDGKTETSLLATPDEASKVVYSLPTITTTEAMRRRFESIFGRDNVSFSHGMLFLSLYHRGELDGKLIHRYAMRPVFVSTVDQVLLAFLNYPRFPVREFALRGAHWIVDEIHAYTPFTLSLILDGIEYAAKHLGTKVTVMSATLPGPLREELEKRGLKELLPPRVVEPRYGSRKRVKVKVRDGSLLDAVDEIARARGKVLVVANTVGRARKVYEELSKKRKDVHLLHSRFINADKRRKMELVESIESGILVATQVVEVSLDIDYDVIYTEVAPIDALIQRFGRVNRRGRKNGVAYLFEPEGKEKHLPYDKRAFEETLTLLSELEGIENELDLLKLNDRFYESIWGGYEKKLKERFLWRSTDGLGRITRWSKGGKLLSTRDTFISLPAVPEPFLEKAIECASMWEEMSNEERLRATVYVIEHTVNVPIWTLRGHLHDNDDLREHFGIFGINLGYDEDKGLLEEP, via the coding sequence GAGAAACTTCATGGGGAAAGAAAAAAGGCACCACCCCACGCTTACCTCGGGATGGAGCTGGCGTCCCGCTTCCTCGACTGCCCCGAGCCTTACAGGACGGTGGCGCTGGCATCTATACTCACCCACCACACGGACCTTCATCCGATGCTCTACAGCGATGAACTCGATGGAAAGACCACACTCTTGATCAACCGCATCACCGTCTCAAACCCCACCGAGGTCGCAAGGAACGTCCGCAACAGCCTCACGACGGGCAAGCTCGCGAGGAAGCACGGGTTCAAGGGACCAGAGGGGAAGGTTAAGTTCAGGGCCCTCTACACCCTCTTCAACGGCCTCCTGAGGGTCTCGGACTGGCTCGACAGCGCGGGCCTAACTGCCAGCTCCTATCACCTCGAAAGCGGCTCAGCCGTGAGGCTCGCCGTCTTGAACTACCTTAAATCAAGGGGCTTCACACCGAGGGGCTACCAGGTGGAGATCACGGGAAGGGGCGGTGGCTACTTCCGCCTCCCGACGGGCGACGGGAAGACCGAGACGAGCCTGCTCGCAACCCCAGACGAAGCCTCGAAGGTGGTTTACTCCCTCCCCACGATAACCACGACCGAGGCTATGAGAAGGCGCTTCGAATCCATCTTCGGGAGGGACAACGTCTCCTTCTCCCACGGGATGCTCTTCCTAAGCCTCTATCACCGTGGAGAGCTCGATGGGAAGTTGATTCACCGTTACGCGATGAGGCCCGTCTTCGTGTCGACCGTCGACCAGGTCCTGCTCGCGTTCCTCAACTACCCGCGCTTCCCCGTGAGGGAGTTCGCCCTCCGCGGGGCCCACTGGATAGTGGATGAGATCCACGCCTACACCCCCTTCACCCTCTCCCTCATCCTCGACGGAATCGAGTACGCGGCGAAGCACCTCGGAACCAAAGTTACCGTCATGTCGGCCACCCTCCCGGGGCCACTGAGGGAGGAGCTCGAGAAGAGGGGCCTGAAGGAGCTCCTGCCCCCACGGGTGGTGGAGCCAAGGTACGGCTCCAGGAAAAGGGTGAAGGTCAAAGTCCGGGATGGAAGCCTCCTCGATGCCGTCGATGAAATCGCCCGGGCGAGGGGAAAGGTTCTGGTGGTGGCCAACACCGTCGGCAGGGCAAGGAAGGTTTACGAAGAGCTGAGCAAGAAAAGGAAAGACGTCCACCTCCTCCACTCCCGCTTCATAAACGCGGATAAACGGAGAAAGATGGAGCTCGTGGAGTCCATCGAGAGCGGAATCCTCGTGGCCACCCAGGTGGTCGAGGTCTCCCTTGACATAGACTACGACGTCATTTACACGGAGGTCGCCCCGATCGACGCGCTCATCCAGCGTTTCGGGAGGGTCAACCGGCGCGGCAGGAAGAATGGGGTAGCCTACCTGTTCGAGCCCGAGGGAAAGGAAAAGCACCTCCCCTACGATAAGAGAGCCTTCGAGGAAACCCTTACCCTCCTGAGTGAGCTTGAAGGGATCGAAAACGAGCTCGACCTCCTGAAACTGAACGACCGCTTTTACGAATCCATCTGGGGCGGGTACGAGAAGAAGCTGAAGGAAAGGTTTCTCTGGAGGAGCACGGACGGACTGGGCAGGATAACGAGGTGGTCGAAGGGAGGAAAACTGCTCTCCACGCGGGACACCTTCATAAGCCTCCCCGCGGTTCCGGAACCCTTCCTGGAAAAGGCCATAGAGTGCGCGAGCATGTGGGAGGAGATGAGTAACGAGGAGAGGCTCAGAGCCACGGTCTACGTCATCGAGCACACGGTGAACGTCCCCATCTGGACCTTGAGGGGACACCTCCACGACAACGACGATCTAAGAGAGCACTTCGGGATCTTTGGAATCAATCTGGGATACGACGAAGATAAAGGCTTGCTGGAAGAACCCTGA
- a CDS encoding alanyl-tRNA editing protein, with protein sequence MTRKLYYEDAYLKEAKARILEIRDNALLLDQTVFYPTGGGQPHDRGTINGVEVLDVYKDESGNVWHVVSEPERFKVGDEVELKIDWGYRYRLMRIHSAMHLLEHVLNVVLPGEWELYGSGMSAEKGRYDILYPENVNQWKNEIIETFNRFVDEGGEMRIWWEGETRYTQIRDFEVIPCGGTHVRDIKEIGHLRKLKRSSLGKGKQRLELWLED encoded by the coding sequence ATGACGCGCAAGCTCTACTACGAGGACGCATACCTGAAGGAGGCGAAGGCGAGGATTCTCGAGATAAGGGACAACGCCCTCCTCCTCGACCAGACGGTGTTCTACCCGACCGGCGGTGGCCAGCCGCACGACAGGGGGACGATAAACGGCGTCGAGGTCCTCGACGTCTACAAGGACGAGAGCGGAAACGTCTGGCACGTTGTTTCTGAACCGGAGAGGTTCAAGGTTGGGGACGAGGTCGAGCTTAAAATAGACTGGGGCTACCGCTACAGACTGATGAGGATCCACTCCGCCATGCACCTTCTCGAGCACGTCCTCAACGTCGTCCTGCCCGGCGAGTGGGAGCTCTACGGGAGCGGCATGAGCGCCGAGAAGGGCAGGTACGACATCCTCTATCCGGAGAACGTTAACCAGTGGAAGAACGAGATAATCGAGACGTTCAACCGCTTCGTCGACGAGGGCGGCGAGATGAGGATATGGTGGGAGGGGGAAACGCGGTACACGCAGATAAGGGACTTCGAGGTCATACCCTGCGGCGGGACGCACGTGAGGGACATAAAGGAGATAGGCCACCTGAGGAAGCTCAAGCGCTCCAGTCTCGGGAAGGGGAAGCAGAGGCTTGAGCTGTGGCTCGAGGACTGA
- a CDS encoding dicarboxylate/amino acid:cation symporter — protein MEKGVLRAYLDVPVLQKILAGLILGIVAGILVPGYAGTLKPLGDLFVRLLKMLVMPIVLFSLIVGSASINPARLGRVGVKIIVYYLLTSAFAVFFGLLMGNIFKPGSGIELGTGAGKAIQAQSPSLVQTLLNIVPTNPFAALSQGQVLPTIFFAIVFGIAISYLMNSEDERLRTASETLYKVVDASAEAMYRIVAGVMQYAPIGVFALIYYVIGKFGPNVAGPLVKVVVAVYIGLTLQIVLVYGLLLKVFGLDPVKFLKKAKDAMITAFVTRSSSGTLPVTMRVADEEMGIDKGIYSFTLPLGATINMDGTALYQGVTVLFVAYAIGQPLTLGQQLVVILTAVLASIGTAGVPGAGAIMLAMVLQSVGLNLTEGSPVALAYAMILGIDAILDMGRTMVNVTGDLTGTTIVAKTEGELDTSKWKE, from the coding sequence ATGGAAAAGGGTGTACTCAGGGCGTATCTGGACGTACCCGTGCTTCAGAAGATCCTCGCGGGGCTGATTCTGGGTATCGTGGCAGGGATCCTGGTGCCAGGTTACGCGGGCACCCTCAAGCCCCTCGGCGACCTCTTCGTTCGCCTGCTGAAGATGCTGGTGATGCCAATTGTGCTGTTCTCCCTGATAGTCGGCTCCGCCAGCATCAACCCGGCGAGGCTCGGAAGGGTCGGCGTTAAGATAATAGTTTACTACCTCCTCACGTCTGCCTTCGCCGTGTTCTTTGGCCTGCTGATGGGCAACATCTTCAAGCCGGGCAGCGGCATAGAGCTCGGAACCGGTGCAGGAAAGGCCATCCAGGCCCAATCACCTTCCCTCGTTCAGACCCTCCTCAACATAGTGCCTACCAACCCCTTCGCCGCGCTCTCTCAGGGCCAGGTTCTTCCCACGATATTCTTCGCCATAGTCTTCGGCATAGCCATCAGCTACCTCATGAACAGCGAGGACGAGAGACTCAGAACCGCGTCCGAAACCCTCTACAAGGTCGTTGACGCCTCCGCCGAGGCGATGTACAGGATAGTCGCAGGGGTTATGCAGTACGCCCCGATAGGTGTCTTTGCCCTCATCTACTACGTCATTGGCAAGTTCGGACCGAACGTGGCCGGCCCCCTCGTCAAGGTTGTGGTTGCCGTTTACATCGGTCTCACGCTCCAGATAGTACTCGTCTACGGCCTCCTCCTGAAGGTCTTCGGCCTCGACCCCGTTAAATTCCTCAAGAAGGCCAAGGATGCCATGATTACGGCCTTCGTTACGAGGAGCTCCAGCGGAACCCTGCCGGTCACCATGCGCGTTGCCGACGAGGAAATGGGTATCGACAAGGGGATATACTCCTTCACCCTGCCCCTCGGTGCGACGATAAACATGGACGGCACAGCGCTTTATCAGGGTGTCACGGTGCTCTTCGTGGCCTACGCCATCGGCCAGCCGCTCACCCTCGGGCAGCAGCTCGTGGTTATACTCACGGCCGTGCTGGCTTCGATAGGAACCGCCGGCGTTCCCGGGGCTGGTGCAATAATGCTCGCCATGGTCCTCCAGAGCGTCGGCCTTAACCTGACCGAGGGAAGTCCAGTTGCCCTTGCGTATGCGATGATACTCGGCATCGACGCCATCCTTGACATGGGCAGGACGATGGTCAACGTCACCGGCGATTTAACAGGGACAACCATAGTGGCCAAAACGGAAGGGGAGCTGGATACCTCCAAGTGGAAGGAGTGA
- a CDS encoding biotin--[acetyl-CoA-carboxylase] ligase produces MEKMNRIVGLKVITLDEVDSTNEYARRIAPGVPEGTVVVAKRQTAGRGRKGRSWASPEGGLWLSVILKPPRVDGRIVFVGALAVTDTLADFGIDSGIKWPNDVWVGGRKIAGFLTEGKAGEYAVLGIGLNVNNPIPKELEGSATAMVNFIGRPLPLERVRERLLFHLDGWYRVFKGRPELMMAKVRERTFILGRTVRVIEDSDELVGRALDVLDDGSLLLDVNGELRRVLYGDVSLRFF; encoded by the coding sequence ATGGAGAAGATGAATCGAATAGTGGGCCTCAAAGTCATCACCCTCGACGAGGTGGACTCGACCAACGAGTACGCCAGGCGAATCGCCCCGGGGGTTCCGGAGGGCACGGTGGTGGTGGCTAAGAGGCAGACCGCCGGGAGGGGTCGGAAGGGGCGAAGCTGGGCCTCTCCCGAGGGCGGGCTCTGGCTGAGCGTGATCCTGAAGCCCCCGCGGGTTGACGGGAGGATCGTCTTCGTCGGGGCCTTGGCGGTTACGGACACCCTAGCCGACTTCGGCATTGACTCGGGAATAAAGTGGCCGAACGACGTCTGGGTGGGGGGCAGGAAGATAGCCGGGTTTCTGACGGAGGGAAAGGCGGGCGAGTACGCGGTTCTCGGTATCGGCCTGAACGTGAACAACCCGATCCCGAAGGAGCTGGAGGGGAGCGCGACGGCCATGGTTAACTTCATCGGTAGGCCACTGCCACTGGAACGGGTCCGTGAGAGGCTCCTTTTCCATCTGGACGGCTGGTACCGCGTTTTTAAGGGGAGACCGGAGCTGATGATGGCTAAGGTTCGCGAGAGGACCTTCATCCTCGGGAGGACGGTAAGGGTTATCGAGGACAGCGATGAACTCGTGGGGCGTGCTCTGGACGTTCTGGACGACGGCTCCCTGTTGCTCGATGTTAACGGAGAGTTGAGGCGGGTTCTTTACGGGGATGTCTCGCTAAGATTTTTTTAA
- the fba gene encoding class I fructose-bisphosphate aldolase — protein sequence MDAYQNVGIKRRLGRFFRRDGRALIFAMDHGFEHGPTDFEEHWEHVNPRVIIKKVMRAGVDGVMMLPGIARIAGNDVRPDRGLMIKLTSKTNLRPKDAQLLQSQLGFVEDAIKLGADAIAATVYWGSPQEDVMMRQFAEIASYAHDLGFPVVQFAYPRGPYIDEKYGSKEDYRVVMYGARAAAESGADMIKTYWTGSSETFAKVVDAAAGVPVLLSGGAKAENPVDFLKVVYGVVEAGGAGAVVGRNIFQRENPEPLIKTLIRVIHRNEEPEEAAKAEGLI from the coding sequence ATGGACGCGTACCAGAACGTTGGTATAAAGCGCAGGCTTGGCAGGTTCTTCCGCAGGGACGGGAGGGCCCTCATATTCGCCATGGACCACGGCTTCGAGCACGGGCCGACCGACTTCGAGGAGCACTGGGAGCACGTTAACCCGAGGGTCATCATAAAGAAGGTCATGAGGGCGGGTGTGGACGGCGTCATGATGCTCCCCGGAATCGCCAGAATCGCAGGAAACGATGTAAGGCCCGACCGCGGGTTGATGATAAAGCTCACCAGCAAGACGAACCTCCGCCCGAAGGACGCCCAGCTCCTCCAGAGCCAGCTGGGCTTCGTTGAGGATGCTATAAAGCTCGGGGCGGACGCCATAGCGGCTACCGTCTACTGGGGCTCCCCGCAGGAGGACGTCATGATGCGCCAGTTCGCCGAGATAGCGAGCTACGCCCACGACCTCGGCTTCCCCGTCGTCCAGTTCGCCTACCCGCGCGGCCCCTACATCGACGAGAAGTACGGAAGCAAGGAGGACTACCGCGTCGTCATGTACGGGGCGAGGGCGGCCGCCGAGAGCGGAGCGGACATGATAAAGACCTACTGGACGGGCTCGAGCGAGACCTTCGCGAAGGTCGTCGACGCCGCGGCCGGCGTTCCGGTTCTCCTCAGCGGCGGCGCCAAGGCCGAGAACCCCGTCGACTTCCTGAAGGTCGTCTACGGCGTTGTCGAGGCGGGCGGAGCCGGGGCCGTCGTCGGCAGGAACATCTTCCAGCGCGAGAACCCAGAACCGCTTATAAAGACCCTCATAAGGGTCATCCACCGCAACGAGGAACCTGAAGAGGCCGCGAAAGCTGAGGGGCTCATCTGA
- a CDS encoding pyruvate/oxaloacetate carboxyltransferase, with the protein MTRVEIIDTTFRDAHQSLIATRLQTEDMLPIAEKMDRIGFYSMEVWGGATFDVCIRYLNEDPWERLRLLREHIRKTKLQMLLRGQNVVGYRHYPDDVVEKFVELAHRNGIDIFRVFDALNDVRNMEVAIRKAKEVGAEVQGAIAYTTGKVFTTEYYLKKVEELLALDVDVITIKDMAGLLTPWKAYELVSEIKENYGVPVDVHTHSTTGMAVATYLKAVEAGADYINTAISPLAFGTAQPGIQTIWHALPEAIGTHLDRELIHEVSRYLKRLLDEKYSGMLSKEALMVNPYVLRYQVPGGMYSNLIAQLKEMRALDKLDEVLNEIPRVREDLGWPPLVTPTSQIVGTQAVLNVLFGRYERITEEVKNYIRGLYGRPPAGINPELKRRVLGEEEPIGVRPGELLEPRLEKCRRELEELGYLEKEEDVLTYCLFPQVAKEFFEARKRGRKGPRVPSGVQRFKLHINGVEFEVGVEGVDLSALKYLPQISSGATVPAQVQASPSAPAPTQTQVAAPGPASTTPITPTTVPATPSAAPGGEGVVTAPMPGKILRILVNEGEKVKTGQGLLVLEAMKMENEIPSPKDGVIKKILVKEGDTVDTGQALVELA; encoded by the coding sequence ATGACAAGGGTTGAGATCATCGACACGACCTTTAGAGACGCTCACCAGTCGCTGATAGCAACGCGCCTGCAGACCGAGGACATGCTGCCGATAGCCGAGAAGATGGACAGGATTGGCTTCTACTCGATGGAGGTCTGGGGAGGGGCGACCTTCGACGTCTGCATCCGCTACCTCAACGAGGACCCGTGGGAGAGGCTGAGACTCCTCAGGGAGCACATCAGGAAGACGAAACTGCAGATGCTCCTCAGGGGGCAGAACGTCGTAGGCTACCGCCACTATCCCGACGACGTCGTTGAAAAGTTCGTCGAGCTGGCGCACAGGAACGGCATAGACATCTTCCGCGTCTTCGACGCCCTGAACGACGTCAGGAACATGGAGGTTGCGATAAGGAAGGCCAAGGAGGTTGGAGCCGAGGTTCAGGGTGCGATAGCCTACACGACGGGGAAGGTGTTCACCACCGAGTACTACCTGAAGAAGGTGGAGGAACTCCTCGCGCTCGACGTCGATGTAATAACGATAAAGGACATGGCGGGCCTGCTCACCCCGTGGAAGGCCTACGAGCTGGTGAGCGAGATAAAGGAGAACTACGGCGTTCCAGTCGATGTTCACACGCACTCGACGACTGGAATGGCGGTGGCGACCTACCTCAAGGCTGTCGAGGCCGGGGCGGACTACATAAACACCGCGATAAGCCCGCTGGCCTTCGGAACCGCCCAGCCGGGCATACAGACGATATGGCACGCCCTTCCCGAGGCGATCGGGACTCACCTGGACAGGGAGCTGATCCACGAGGTCTCGCGCTACCTGAAGAGGCTCTTAGACGAGAAGTACTCAGGGATGTTATCGAAGGAAGCGCTGATGGTGAACCCCTACGTCCTCAGGTATCAGGTTCCCGGGGGCATGTACTCCAACCTCATAGCCCAGCTCAAGGAGATGAGGGCACTGGATAAACTCGATGAGGTCCTTAACGAGATTCCAAGGGTCAGGGAGGACCTCGGCTGGCCACCGCTCGTCACCCCGACGAGCCAGATAGTCGGAACTCAGGCGGTGCTAAACGTCCTCTTCGGGAGGTACGAGAGAATAACGGAGGAGGTCAAGAACTACATCAGGGGACTCTACGGGAGGCCGCCGGCGGGGATAAACCCCGAGCTTAAGAGGAGGGTCCTCGGGGAAGAGGAACCGATAGGCGTGAGGCCGGGCGAGCTCCTTGAGCCACGGCTGGAGAAATGCAGAAGGGAGCTCGAGGAACTCGGCTACCTTGAGAAGGAGGAGGACGTCCTGACCTACTGCCTCTTCCCGCAGGTGGCGAAGGAGTTCTTTGAGGCCAGGAAGAGAGGGAGAAAGGGCCCGAGGGTGCCGTCGGGCGTTCAGAGGTTCAAGCTCCACATCAACGGTGTCGAGTTCGAGGTCGGCGTCGAGGGCGTTGACCTGAGCGCGCTGAAGTATCTACCCCAGATTTCGAGCGGGGCCACCGTCCCGGCGCAGGTTCAAGCCTCCCCATCTGCCCCGGCTCCCACGCAGACTCAGGTGGCGGCTCCTGGTCCGGCTTCCACAACCCCGATTACCCCGACCACGGTTCCAGCAACTCCTTCGGCGGCTCCGGGTGGTGAGGGTGTTGTTACGGCTCCGATGCCGGGGAAGATCCTCAGGATCCTTGTTAACGAGGGGGAGAAGGTTAAAACCGGGCAGGGGTTGCTCGTTTTAGAAGCAATGAAGATGGAGAACGAGATTCCATCCCCAAAAGACGGCGTAATCAAAAAAATCCTCGTAAAAGAAGGCGACACCGTGGACACAGGACAGGCACTCGTGGAGCTTGCATAA
- a CDS encoding carbon starvation CstA family protein: MNSAVAVLIAAAIYLGMYFTYGKALQNKVVRADPNRPTPAHKLFDGVDYVPAHPLVLYGHHFASIAGAGPIVGPAVAMAWGWLPGLIWVWFGNVFIGAVHDYLALMSSVRYDGKSVQWIAGKLMSRRTGIAFELYIWFALLLVVAAFTAVIAGIFKGTPEAATASILFLISAVIVGWLMYKTSLHFAGATLVGLILLAISVWLGFKYPIQASYHTWALFLLVYIIIAASLPVWVLLQPRDYLNAYILWLGLILGAVAFTLLGSKGTFTAPAYTTWSANVVGGKPSPFWPTIPLVIACGSLSGFHSIVGSGTSSKQLDNEIHGLMVGYGGMFTEGFLSTIVIASIAIYGFKVFADAGVDITASNWGAIYAPKVASVVGKVGIFSKSYAYGLQDALGVPFKTGAVFASLWVSAFALTSLDTATRLGRFAWQELLGMVTDTSKGTGKALANKWLASTVIAILGVWLAWGNNWLILWPAFSGMNQMLASIAMMTGALWVTKVQRAGKWSYAVLIPALFLWITVTLALLWFLVVVVPGIGDVGTKYAVGIITLTGLLLNFLLAFDFYAAWKKPAEEYAAAS; this comes from the coding sequence ATGAACTCTGCTGTAGCCGTATTGATAGCGGCGGCCATATACCTTGGAATGTATTTCACATATGGAAAGGCTCTGCAGAACAAGGTCGTTAGAGCCGACCCCAACAGGCCCACACCGGCCCACAAGCTCTTTGATGGAGTTGACTACGTCCCAGCGCACCCGCTCGTCCTCTACGGCCACCACTTCGCGTCGATAGCTGGAGCAGGCCCGATAGTGGGCCCGGCCGTGGCAATGGCGTGGGGCTGGCTTCCGGGTCTCATCTGGGTCTGGTTCGGAAACGTCTTCATCGGTGCGGTGCACGACTACCTGGCCCTCATGTCATCGGTTCGCTACGATGGCAAGTCCGTCCAGTGGATCGCAGGAAAGCTGATGAGCAGGAGGACGGGAATAGCCTTCGAGCTCTACATATGGTTCGCCCTGTTACTGGTTGTGGCGGCCTTCACGGCGGTCATCGCTGGAATCTTCAAGGGAACTCCAGAAGCGGCAACGGCTTCGATACTGTTCCTGATCTCGGCGGTTATCGTCGGCTGGCTGATGTACAAGACGAGCCTCCACTTTGCCGGCGCAACGCTCGTCGGACTGATACTCCTCGCCATATCTGTATGGCTTGGCTTCAAGTACCCGATACAAGCTTCCTACCATACGTGGGCACTGTTCCTCCTGGTGTACATCATCATCGCGGCATCGCTCCCGGTGTGGGTTCTGCTCCAGCCAAGGGATTACCTCAACGCCTATATCCTCTGGTTGGGACTCATCCTGGGTGCGGTTGCGTTCACCCTCCTCGGTTCCAAGGGAACCTTCACCGCCCCCGCATACACCACCTGGTCAGCGAACGTCGTCGGTGGAAAGCCCTCACCCTTCTGGCCAACGATACCACTCGTCATAGCCTGCGGTTCCCTCAGCGGTTTCCACTCCATCGTGGGTTCCGGAACCTCATCAAAACAGCTTGACAACGAGATCCACGGCCTCATGGTCGGCTACGGTGGAATGTTCACCGAGGGCTTCCTCTCAACCATAGTCATAGCCTCGATAGCCATCTACGGATTCAAGGTCTTCGCGGACGCCGGAGTTGACATCACCGCCTCCAACTGGGGAGCGATCTACGCCCCCAAAGTCGCGAGCGTGGTTGGTAAAGTTGGCATCTTCTCCAAGAGCTACGCCTACGGCCTGCAGGACGCCCTCGGAGTGCCCTTCAAGACGGGTGCGGTGTTCGCGAGCCTCTGGGTTTCAGCGTTTGCCCTGACCAGTCTCGACACCGCCACCAGGCTCGGAAGGTTCGCCTGGCAGGAGCTCCTCGGCATGGTAACCGACACCAGCAAGGGGACTGGAAAAGCGCTCGCTAACAAATGGCTCGCCTCTACGGTGATAGCGATCCTCGGTGTCTGGCTCGCCTGGGGCAACAACTGGCTCATCCTCTGGCCGGCGTTCAGCGGTATGAACCAGATGCTGGCCAGCATAGCCATGATGACCGGTGCGCTCTGGGTCACGAAAGTGCAGAGGGCAGGCAAGTGGAGCTACGCCGTCCTGATTCCGGCGCTGTTCCTCTGGATAACGGTGACGCTCGCCCTGCTCTGGTTCCTTGTGGTGGTTGTTCCGGGAATCGGAGATGTCGGAACCAAGTACGCCGTCGGCATCATAACCCTGACGGGTCTGCTGCTGAACTTCCTGCTGGCCTTCGACTTCTATGCGGCCTGGAAGAAGCCAGCGGAAGAGTACGCGGCGGCTTCATGA
- a CDS encoding ArsA family ATPase → MREFLIPKEGFRTIFVIGKGGVGKTTTSASLAMALAKAKYRTLIVSLDPAHNLGDVFMVKLSDKPKKLAENLYASELDMDKLIKGYLKHLENNLKNMYRYLTVINLEKYFEVLSFSPGIEEYATLEAIRNILLEGDEWDVIVFDTPPTGLTLRVLALPRISLIWADKLMEIRRKILERRRMIAKIQGEQRFQVDGHEFVLPKDEEEDPVMKELREYREEVKFVEDVITNPNKTSVVAVMNPEMLPLYETERAHESLRKFGVSLNMVVVNKVITVEKDIPEIRVKLEAQRKVLEEIEKKFRGIEIIRVPMFPEEPRGLDWLEKLGGMIVEG, encoded by the coding sequence ATGAGGGAGTTCCTGATTCCGAAGGAAGGTTTCAGAACGATCTTCGTGATAGGCAAAGGGGGAGTCGGTAAGACGACCACCAGCGCCTCCCTGGCGATGGCGCTCGCTAAAGCTAAGTACAGGACGCTCATAGTGTCCCTCGATCCAGCCCATAACCTCGGCGACGTCTTCATGGTGAAGCTCTCCGACAAACCGAAGAAACTGGCGGAGAACCTCTACGCGAGCGAGCTCGACATGGATAAACTCATAAAGGGCTACCTCAAGCACCTGGAGAACAACCTCAAGAACATGTACCGCTACCTCACGGTGATAAACCTCGAGAAGTACTTCGAGGTCCTCAGCTTTTCCCCGGGAATAGAGGAGTACGCGACGCTTGAGGCCATAAGGAACATCCTCCTCGAGGGAGACGAATGGGACGTGATAGTCTTCGACACACCCCCCACCGGCCTGACCCTCCGCGTTCTGGCCCTACCGAGGATATCTCTGATATGGGCCGATAAGCTCATGGAGATAAGGCGGAAGATACTCGAACGGAGGAGGATGATCGCCAAGATTCAGGGGGAGCAGAGGTTCCAGGTCGACGGCCATGAGTTCGTTCTGCCGAAGGACGAGGAAGAGGATCCGGTCATGAAGGAGCTCCGCGAGTACCGGGAAGAGGTGAAGTTCGTGGAGGACGTGATAACGAACCCCAACAAAACCAGCGTCGTTGCCGTCATGAACCCGGAGATGCTCCCCCTCTACGAGACGGAGAGGGCCCACGAGAGCCTCAGGAAGTTCGGTGTCTCCCTCAACATGGTGGTGGTAAACAAGGTGATAACCGTCGAGAAGGACATCCCGGAGATAAGGGTCAAGCTCGAGGCTCAGAGGAAGGTTCTCGAGGAAATCGAGAAGAAATTCCGTGGAATCGAGATAATCAGGGTCCCCATGTTCCCCGAGGAACCCAGGGGATTGGACTGGCTTGAAAAGCTTGGGGGCATGATAGTTGAGGGCTGA
- a CDS encoding iron-sulfur cluster assembly protein, whose amino-acid sequence MRAEEILELLRKVENPFTNMDIVSEGLVSKVVVEEDRVTIYVAFARNTPVHPFAMAVNWPLQARIVRDMVKVLEDKLGYFEIVDDTSLQRYYPLDDEEEV is encoded by the coding sequence TTGAGGGCTGAGGAAATCCTCGAGCTCCTGAGGAAGGTGGAGAACCCCTTCACGAACATGGACATAGTCAGCGAGGGGCTGGTTAGCAAGGTCGTCGTTGAGGAGGACAGGGTTACCATCTACGTTGCCTTCGCACGCAACACACCGGTGCATCCCTTCGCCATGGCCGTCAACTGGCCCCTGCAGGCGAGGATCGTGAGGGACATGGTAAAGGTTTTAGAGGACAAACTCGGATACTTCGAGATAGTCGATGACACCTCTCTGCAACGATACTACCCGCTGGATGATGAAGAGGAGGTATAA